A stretch of the Hippocampus zosterae strain Florida chromosome 18, ASM2543408v3, whole genome shotgun sequence genome encodes the following:
- the rad1 gene encoding cell cycle checkpoint protein RAD1, whose translation MPLLMQSQSDDDQYVLVATLDNARNLSNILKAIAFKDHALFTATPNGLKVTVEDSKCLQANAFIQAAIFQEFTIKEDLVGLQINLTVLLDCLSIFGGSTVPGMSTALRLCYRGYGHPLTLFLEEGGVVTVCKINTQEPEEPIDFEFCSSNVTNKVILLSESLKEAFSELDMTSEVLQITMSLSQPYFRLSTFGNAGSAHYDYPKDSDMMELFHCTTTQTNKYKMSLLKPSTKALALSSKVSVRTDSRGVLSLQYLVRNDDGQICFVDYYCCPDEEVDDE comes from the exons ATGCCACTTTTGATGCAGTCGCAGAGCGACGATGACCAATACGTGCTGGTGGCCACCTTGGACAATGCACGCAATTTGTCCAACATCCTAAAAGCCATAGCTTTCAAAGACCACGCCCTCTTCACCGCCACACCCAACGGCCTCAAAGTCACAGTAGAGGACTCTAAATGTCTTCAAGCCAATGCCTTCATCCAG GCTGCAATCTTCCAGGAGTTCACCATCAAGGAAGATCTGGTGGGATTGCAGATCAACCTCACAGTTCTGCTGGATTGTCTCAGTATTTTTGGAGGAAGCACAGTACCAG GCATGTCAACCGCCCTGCGACTGTGCTACAGAGGCTATGGTCACCCCCTGACCCTGTTCCTGGAGGAGGGTGGTGTGGTGACCGTTTGCAAGATCAACACACAGGAACCAGAGGAGCCGATTGACTTTGAGTTCTGCAGTAGTAACGTCACAAACAAG GTGATCCTGCTGTCTGAGAGTTTAAAGGAAGCTTTTTCTGAACTGGACATGACCAGCGAGGTGCTGCAAATCACCATGTCCCTTAGCCAGCCTTACTTTCG GCTGTCAACCTTCGGCAACGCTGGAAGCGCTCATTACGATTACCCCAAAGATTCTGACATGATGGAGTTGTTCCATTGCACCACAACGCAAACTAacaa GTACAAAATGTCGCTACTGAAGCCGTCCACCAAGGCGTTGGCGTTGTCGAGCAAAGTGTCCGTGAGGACCGATAGCAGGGGGGTCCTGTCGCTGCAGTACCTGGTGCGCAACGATGACGGACAAATCTGCTTTGTGGATTACTACTGCTGTCCCGATGAGGAAGTGGATGATGAGTGA
- the LOC127591312 gene encoding UPF0729 protein C18orf32 homolog: MVCIPCIVIPVLLWVYKRFLEPILYPFISPIINTFWTKKAVQESSTGDTAVSENCNGTSKELNHNGDITANGSTVAGDKKTD; this comes from the exons ATGGTGTGCATCCCCTGCATTGTCATCCCAGTTCTGTTGTGGGTCTACAAGAGGTTTCTGGAGCCCATTCTCTACCCTTTCATCTCACCCATCATCAATACATTCTGGACCAAAAAAGCAGTGCAGGAATCCAGCACAGGTGACACAGCTGTCAGTGAGAATTGTAACGGGACATCCAAGGAG CTCAACCACAATGGAGACATCACTGCCAATGGATCCACTGTAGCAGGCGATAAGAAGACAGACTGA